In Aquamicrobium sp., a single genomic region encodes these proteins:
- a CDS encoding amidohydrolase yields the protein MALSKEELKQRVCAEIDRRADEIVALSSGILADPETGFFEERTSRIVQEKFRDMGLAFESGLARTGVKARMRGGSDGPTVGILGELDAILTPDSPVANPATGAAHGCGHNAQIASMIGAGIGLQTVMEHLDGDVVLFAVPAEECIQIEERLELRKAGALEFVIGKPELVRIGAFDDIDMVTITHTPHGLDDSHASVGDTHNGALVKRIRFRGVAAHAGSFAHKGVNALKAALLSISAIDAQRERFAESDLVRISPVITKGGDGTSSVPSDVRIETMVRARTVEAMREASQLVDRCMRAGALAIGAAVEIETVSGYMPNNPDKRLIELQYQNCAQVVGSARMGVARHQTGSTDVGDLSMLMPVVHPRSGGTVGAPHSRDYYVRDHVLAAVNPAKSMAMLAIDLLYDGAAEGRSVLRGAQPKLTKEEYLALRRGFDAGEVFDGTANLG from the coding sequence ATGGCTCTCTCGAAGGAAGAACTCAAGCAGCGGGTCTGCGCCGAGATAGACAGGCGGGCGGACGAGATCGTGGCGCTCAGTTCCGGCATCCTCGCAGACCCCGAAACCGGCTTCTTCGAGGAGCGCACGTCGAGGATCGTGCAGGAGAAGTTCCGCGACATGGGCCTCGCCTTCGAAAGCGGTCTGGCGCGCACCGGCGTCAAGGCCAGGATGCGCGGCGGCTCCGACGGGCCGACCGTCGGGATCCTCGGCGAGCTCGATGCGATCCTCACGCCCGACAGCCCGGTGGCAAACCCGGCGACGGGCGCCGCGCATGGCTGCGGCCACAACGCCCAGATCGCGTCGATGATCGGCGCGGGCATCGGCTTGCAGACGGTCATGGAGCATCTCGACGGCGACGTCGTGCTGTTCGCCGTGCCGGCGGAGGAATGCATCCAGATCGAGGAGCGCCTGGAACTGCGCAAGGCCGGCGCGCTGGAATTCGTCATCGGCAAGCCGGAACTCGTCCGCATCGGCGCGTTCGACGACATCGACATGGTCACCATCACGCACACGCCGCACGGGCTGGACGACAGCCATGCGAGCGTCGGCGACACGCACAACGGAGCGCTCGTCAAGCGCATCCGGTTCAGGGGCGTCGCCGCTCACGCGGGCAGCTTCGCCCACAAGGGCGTCAACGCCCTGAAAGCGGCGCTCCTGTCGATCTCGGCCATCGACGCCCAGCGCGAACGCTTCGCGGAGAGCGATCTCGTCCGCATCAGCCCCGTCATCACCAAGGGCGGCGACGGCACCAGCTCGGTGCCTTCGGATGTGCGGATCGAGACGATGGTGCGCGCGCGCACGGTCGAGGCGATGCGCGAGGCGAGCCAACTCGTCGATCGCTGCATGAGGGCGGGCGCGCTGGCGATCGGCGCAGCCGTCGAGATCGAGACCGTCTCCGGCTACATGCCCAACAACCCCGACAAGCGCCTGATCGAGCTGCAATATCAGAACTGCGCGCAGGTCGTCGGCAGCGCGCGCATGGGCGTGGCCCGCCACCAGACGGGTTCCACCGATGTCGGGGACCTGAGCATGCTGATGCCGGTCGTGCATCCGCGCAGCGGCGGCACGGTGGGCGCGCCGCACAGCCGCGACTATTACGTGCGCGACCATGTGCTCGCCGCGGTCAACCCCGCGAAATCGATGGCGATGCTTGCGATCGACCTTTTGTATGACGGCGCCGCCGAGGGCCGGTCCGTCCTGCGCGGCGCGCAGCCGAAGCTGACGAAGGAGGAATACCTCGCGCTTCGTCGCGGGTTCGACGCCGGCGAGGTCTTCGACGGAACGGCGAATCTTGGCTGA
- a CDS encoding SDR family NAD(P)-dependent oxidoreductase: MADGGTGMIAEQFAGSAFIVTGAASGIGKAVATALVDRGAAVLAVDASGDGLERLCRSSLARERIVPVELDLADPDTYRKLGSAVDDFHAARLAGAVNCAAIVGVSGVMAQDIPSWDRLFAINLRAPMLITQLVAQRSSPRAPASIVHISSTAARIARAGLAAYASSKAALEQLTRVQAIELAAQGVRVNAIRVGLVDTEGVRAALKDDESERAHRRKIGRIPMKRTGLPAEVAELACFLLGPASSFCTGSVYPIDGGYSAGIAEQECG; encoded by the coding sequence TTGGCTGACGGGGGCACCGGCATGATCGCGGAACAGTTCGCGGGGTCGGCCTTCATCGTCACGGGCGCGGCGTCCGGCATCGGCAAGGCGGTCGCGACCGCGCTTGTCGATCGCGGCGCGGCCGTGCTCGCCGTGGACGCGTCCGGGGACGGGCTGGAGCGCTTGTGCCGATCGTCCCTCGCCCGGGAACGCATCGTGCCTGTCGAGCTCGATCTCGCGGACCCGGATACGTACCGGAAGCTCGGATCGGCCGTCGACGATTTCCACGCGGCCAGGCTCGCCGGCGCGGTCAACTGCGCCGCCATCGTCGGCGTTTCAGGCGTCATGGCACAGGACATCCCGTCCTGGGACCGGCTTTTCGCGATCAACCTCCGCGCGCCCATGCTGATCACGCAGCTCGTCGCGCAGCGATCGTCGCCACGCGCGCCGGCCAGCATCGTCCACATCTCCTCCACCGCCGCCAGGATCGCGCGCGCCGGCCTCGCCGCCTACGCGTCGTCCAAGGCCGCCCTCGAGCAACTCACGAGGGTTCAGGCGATCGAGCTCGCGGCGCAGGGCGTCAGGGTGAACGCGATCCGCGTCGGGCTGGTCGACACCGAAGGCGTGCGCGCCGCCCTGAAGGACGACGAGAGCGAAAGAGCGCATCGACGCAAGATCGGGCGCATCCCGATGAAGCGGACCGGCCTGCCCGCGGAGGTGGCGGAGCTGGCATGTTTTCTGCTGGGGCCCGCAAGCAGCTTCTGCACGGGATCGGTATATCCGATAGACGGCGGCTATTCCGCCGGGATAGCGGAACAGGAGTGCGGCTGA
- the argE gene encoding acetylornithine deacetylase, with amino-acid sequence MNLENDIRILSDLVACPSVSDRSNLDIIDYIEAYLAGHGAETRRLASPDGDKANLVARIGPDAPGGLILSGHTDVVPVEGQTWDTDPFSLTRVGDRLYGRGAADMKGFIAGALACVPELVRLPLAKPVYFCLSYDEELGCLGVHGLIDHLKERGIDPDLCIVGEPTGMEVGLAHKGNRTYRLAFTGEAAHSSRAPTVVNAVAYAARFVSAVTEEAAGFATAGPFQDGFDVPHTTVHVGVMNGGTQVNIVPDLCVVDMEIRYLPGEDADALAERFVFGPASRLNEEMAARGAGCGVTVADVYSYPAFRMPADDPAVLLAKRCGGKNADVKLSFGTEAGCFTQAMNIPVIVCGPGDIAQAHKPDEFVTVEQLARSRQYILSCVGAICR; translated from the coding sequence ATGAATCTGGAAAACGACATCCGGATCCTCTCGGATCTCGTCGCCTGCCCGTCCGTGAGCGACCGATCCAATCTCGATATCATCGATTACATCGAGGCATATCTGGCCGGCCACGGGGCCGAGACCCGGCGCCTTGCCTCCCCGGACGGCGACAAGGCCAACCTCGTCGCGCGGATCGGCCCGGACGCGCCGGGCGGACTGATCCTGTCGGGGCATACGGATGTCGTTCCGGTCGAGGGCCAGACGTGGGATACGGACCCCTTCAGCCTGACGCGCGTCGGCGACAGGCTCTACGGGCGCGGCGCCGCCGACATGAAGGGGTTCATCGCCGGCGCGCTGGCATGCGTGCCCGAGCTCGTCCGGCTCCCGCTCGCGAAGCCGGTCTATTTCTGCCTTTCCTACGACGAGGAGCTGGGGTGCCTCGGCGTTCACGGCCTCATCGACCACCTGAAGGAACGCGGCATCGACCCCGACCTGTGCATCGTTGGCGAGCCGACCGGCATGGAGGTCGGCCTGGCGCACAAGGGCAACCGCACCTATCGCCTCGCCTTCACCGGCGAGGCCGCCCATTCGAGCCGCGCGCCGACCGTCGTCAACGCCGTGGCCTATGCCGCCCGGTTCGTGTCCGCCGTGACGGAGGAAGCGGCGGGCTTCGCGACGGCGGGGCCGTTTCAGGACGGGTTCGACGTGCCCCACACGACCGTGCATGTCGGGGTGATGAACGGCGGCACGCAGGTCAATATCGTGCCCGACCTTTGCGTCGTCGACATGGAGATCCGCTACCTTCCGGGAGAGGATGCGGACGCGCTGGCCGAGCGGTTCGTCTTCGGGCCGGCAAGCAGGCTGAACGAGGAGATGGCGGCGCGCGGCGCCGGGTGCGGCGTGACGGTGGCCGACGTCTATTCCTATCCGGCCTTCCGCATGCCGGCGGACGACCCGGCCGTTCTGCTGGCGAAGCGCTGCGGCGGCAAGAACGCCGACGTGAAGCTCTCGTTCGGGACGGAAGCGGGCTGTTTCACCCAGGCGATGAACATACCCGTGATCGTCTGCGGCCCCGGCGATATCGCGCAGGCTCACAAGCCGGACGAGTTCGTCACCGTGGAGCAGCTCGCCAGATCACGGCAGTACATCCTCTCCTGCGTCGGAGCGATATGCCGCTGA
- a CDS encoding CapA family protein, with the protein MSDRFLLTAAGDIVIRHPLFGEGAVSSPGFDELMAFLRGGDLVWGSCEVQFSTRGFRTDSTIAYLVPPRVGQDLGKAGFNVMTVATNHTWDYGPDAFLDTLDNLSAGGVTPVGGGRTPEEAWRPMIRDVGGVRVGILAASCLVPPYYAVLDDRPGIAAVRVRQLAALDPIGMMIEPGAPIKMESFAEPEDVERLVEAVYRLKAETDVAIVSMHWGYGRGTPLATYQRPLAQQIVRAGADMILGNHGHSPTAIETIDGKPVIYSLGNNIAQQDRINATPRQLEIFEDIDPWSVVAEFDIGRDGVRRITLVPTECQPDGLPVIARDPAVSKAILERVARLSARYGTAIRIEDGRAHIAF; encoded by the coding sequence ATGTCAGACAGATTTCTTCTCACGGCCGCCGGCGACATCGTCATCAGGCACCCGCTCTTCGGCGAGGGCGCGGTCAGTTCGCCCGGCTTCGACGAGCTGATGGCCTTCCTGCGCGGCGGCGATCTCGTCTGGGGCTCCTGCGAGGTGCAGTTCTCGACGCGCGGGTTCCGCACCGATTCCACCATAGCCTATCTCGTGCCGCCGAGGGTGGGGCAGGACCTCGGCAAGGCGGGGTTCAACGTGATGACGGTCGCCACCAACCATACGTGGGACTACGGCCCGGACGCGTTCCTCGACACGCTCGACAACCTGTCGGCCGGGGGCGTCACGCCGGTCGGCGGCGGGCGCACGCCCGAGGAGGCGTGGCGGCCGATGATCCGCGACGTCGGCGGCGTCCGCGTCGGCATCCTCGCCGCGTCGTGCCTCGTGCCGCCCTATTACGCGGTGCTCGACGACCGGCCGGGCATCGCCGCCGTGCGCGTCCGCCAGCTCGCGGCGCTGGACCCGATCGGCATGATGATCGAGCCCGGCGCGCCCATCAAGATGGAGAGCTTCGCCGAGCCGGAGGACGTGGAGCGGCTGGTCGAGGCCGTGTACCGGCTGAAGGCGGAGACGGATGTGGCCATCGTCAGCATGCATTGGGGCTACGGCCGCGGGACGCCACTCGCGACCTATCAGCGTCCCCTGGCGCAGCAGATCGTCCGCGCCGGCGCGGACATGATCCTCGGCAATCACGGGCACAGCCCGACGGCCATCGAGACGATCGACGGCAAGCCCGTCATCTACAGCCTCGGCAACAACATCGCCCAGCAGGACAGGATCAACGCGACGCCGCGGCAGCTCGAAATCTTCGAGGACATCGACCCGTGGTCCGTCGTCGCGGAGTTCGACATCGGCCGCGACGGCGTCCGCCGCATTACGCTGGTTCCCACGGAATGCCAACCGGACGGCCTTCCCGTCATCGCCAGGGACCCGGCGGTCTCGAAGGCCATCCTGGAGCGCGTGGCCCGGCTCTCGGCACGCTACGGCACCGCGATCCGCATCGAGGACGGCAGGGCCCACATCGCGTTCTGA
- a CDS encoding TRAP transporter large permease, with translation MIAFTFVALMVLVFLAIPVAAVMGVLALTLNFVFTDMPLWRALGEVSWGAFTEYTLLAIPLYILLGEIFLRTGIAEEMYTALSKWVSWLPGGLMHANIASCTLFSATSGSSVATAATIGTLAIPQQKKYGYNERLFLGSIAAGGTLGILLPPSINMIIYGVLTNSSIPQLYLAAIVPGLVMAAIFALTILVQSSVFNDTEVRITATWGERMASLKNLVPPLIICVVIIGSIYAGIATPTESAALGVLAVLALAAFRRKLGVQVMLSAFENTMRTTGMIMLIIVFAYFLNFVLSGVGLSGSINALMSNLGLSPLWTLLAVIAFYVVLGCFMETLSMMIATIPIVAPIVFMAGFDPVWFGVMMMILVELAMITPPIGINLYVVQGIRTSGGIGDVIVGALPFVLAMFAMLALLILFPGMTRVFL, from the coding sequence ATGATCGCCTTTACATTCGTCGCGCTGATGGTCCTCGTTTTCCTGGCCATCCCGGTCGCGGCCGTCATGGGCGTTCTCGCCCTTACGCTGAACTTCGTCTTCACCGACATGCCGCTTTGGCGCGCGCTCGGCGAGGTGAGCTGGGGCGCGTTCACCGAATACACGCTGCTGGCGATTCCGCTCTACATCCTTCTGGGCGAGATATTCCTGCGCACCGGCATCGCGGAGGAGATGTACACGGCGCTCAGCAAATGGGTCTCATGGCTGCCGGGCGGCCTGATGCACGCGAACATCGCCTCGTGCACGCTGTTTTCCGCGACATCGGGATCGAGCGTCGCGACGGCCGCCACCATCGGCACGCTGGCGATCCCGCAGCAGAAGAAATACGGCTACAACGAGCGGCTCTTCCTCGGCTCGATCGCCGCGGGCGGCACGCTCGGAATCCTGCTGCCCCCGTCGATCAACATGATCATCTACGGGGTGCTGACCAATTCGTCGATCCCGCAGCTCTATCTCGCGGCGATCGTGCCGGGGCTGGTGATGGCCGCCATCTTCGCGCTGACGATCCTCGTCCAGAGCAGCGTGTTCAACGACACCGAGGTAAGGATCACCGCGACCTGGGGCGAGCGCATGGCCTCGCTGAAGAATCTCGTGCCGCCGCTGATCATCTGCGTCGTCATCATCGGCTCGATCTATGCGGGCATCGCCACGCCGACCGAATCGGCCGCGCTCGGGGTGCTCGCGGTGCTGGCCCTCGCCGCCTTCCGCCGGAAGCTCGGCGTGCAGGTGATGCTCAGCGCGTTCGAGAACACGATGCGCACGACCGGCATGATCATGCTGATCATCGTCTTCGCCTATTTCCTCAACTTCGTGCTGTCGGGCGTCGGCCTGTCGGGCTCGATCAACGCGCTCATGTCCAATCTCGGCCTGTCGCCGCTATGGACCCTGCTGGCGGTGATCGCGTTCTACGTGGTCCTCGGCTGCTTCATGGAAACCCTGTCCATGATGATCGCGACCATCCCGATCGTCGCGCCGATCGTCTTCATGGCCGGCTTCGACCCGGTCTGGTTCGGCGTGATGATGATGATCCTCGTCGAGCTGGCGATGATCACGCCGCCCATCGGCATCAACCTCTACGTGGTCCAGGGCATCCGCACGAGCGGCGGCATCGGCGACGTCATCGTCGGCGCGCTGCCCTTCGTGCTGGCGATGTTCGCCATGCTTGCCCTGCTTATCCTGTTCCCCGGGATGACGCGCGTGTTTCTCTAG
- a CDS encoding TRAP transporter small permease subunit, with amino-acid sequence MLSLIHAISRGSVWITGALLLLSAVLVGSEVLMRNFFHYSFGGVDEISSYIFAIGVAWSLAFTLLSRAHIRIDLIYGKLGPRWRAALDILSLACLLAVTGLLFQQALETTLTSYEIGARSNTPLGVTLWVPQTLWTAGLGFFALVQLYLLVSIVRLFIANNVRQITALSGVKSMDEEIEDEIDEAKT; translated from the coding sequence ATGCTGTCGCTCATTCACGCCATTTCGCGCGGCTCCGTCTGGATCACCGGCGCGCTGCTGCTTCTTTCCGCGGTTCTCGTGGGCAGCGAAGTCCTGATGCGCAACTTCTTCCACTACTCCTTCGGCGGGGTGGACGAGATCTCGTCCTACATATTCGCCATCGGCGTCGCGTGGTCGCTCGCGTTCACCCTGCTGAGCAGGGCGCATATCCGCATCGACCTGATCTACGGGAAACTCGGCCCGCGCTGGCGCGCGGCGCTCGACATCCTGTCGCTCGCCTGCCTGCTGGCGGTCACGGGCCTGCTTTTCCAGCAGGCGCTCGAGACCACGCTCACCTCGTATGAGATCGGGGCGCGCTCGAACACCCCGCTCGGCGTGACCCTGTGGGTGCCGCAGACGCTGTGGACAGCGGGGCTGGGCTTCTTCGCCCTCGTCCAGCTCTACCTGCTGGTCAGCATCGTCCGCCTCTTCATCGCGAACAATGTCAGGCAGATAACCGCCCTCTCGGGCGTCAAGAGCATGGATGAAGAGATCGAGGACGAAATAGACGAAGCAAAGACTTGA
- a CDS encoding TRAP transporter substrate-binding protein — protein sequence MLKTTKACLAAISVALLASGTASAQDYPKTNLNVQGGWATAGIYQEIEVPFWTERLPSITGGNVTATIASLNEKGLKGPEVFRLMRTGVIDFGTSALGYVAGDDPQNEGPDLAGIALDIETARKVSDAYKATLSKLYMEKYGIRLLMLYPAEAQVFWCNSPIASLADLRGKKVRTGNRTVADFVEAAGGVTVTMPFGEVVTSLQLGVIDCAVTGTFSGNSAGWHEVTTHLYPLTVGWSPFMYAVNAKRWEKLDPSLQTLLTEEFAKLEDDIWSAGDARTTEGLNCATGGACTFGKPGSMTLVPLAEADSALRAQYVAEVVLPRFAERCGEACIADWNQTVGSLIGIEAK from the coding sequence ATGCTGAAAACGACCAAAGCCTGCCTCGCCGCGATCTCGGTCGCGCTCCTGGCCAGCGGAACGGCATCCGCGCAGGACTATCCCAAGACCAACCTCAACGTTCAGGGCGGCTGGGCCACCGCCGGCATTTATCAGGAGATCGAGGTTCCGTTCTGGACGGAGCGCCTGCCGTCGATCACCGGAGGCAACGTCACGGCCACCATCGCCAGCCTCAACGAAAAGGGCCTGAAAGGTCCCGAGGTGTTTCGCCTGATGCGCACGGGCGTGATCGATTTCGGCACGTCCGCCCTCGGCTATGTCGCGGGCGACGACCCGCAGAACGAAGGCCCGGACCTTGCCGGCATCGCGCTCGACATCGAGACCGCGCGGAAGGTGTCCGACGCCTACAAGGCCACCCTTTCCAAGCTGTACATGGAGAAATACGGCATCAGGCTGCTGATGCTGTATCCGGCCGAGGCCCAGGTGTTCTGGTGCAACAGCCCGATCGCCAGCCTCGCGGACCTGCGCGGCAAGAAGGTCCGGACCGGCAACCGCACCGTCGCCGACTTCGTCGAGGCCGCGGGCGGCGTCACCGTCACCATGCCGTTCGGCGAGGTCGTGACCTCGCTTCAGCTCGGCGTGATCGACTGCGCCGTCACCGGAACCTTCTCCGGCAACAGCGCCGGCTGGCATGAGGTCACGACCCATCTTTATCCGCTCACCGTCGGCTGGAGCCCGTTCATGTACGCGGTCAACGCCAAGCGCTGGGAGAAGCTCGATCCTTCGCTCCAGACGTTGCTGACCGAGGAATTCGCCAAGCTCGAGGACGATATCTGGTCGGCCGGCGACGCCCGCACGACGGAAGGGCTCAACTGCGCCACCGGCGGCGCGTGCACCTTCGGAAAGCCGGGCTCGATGACCCTCGTGCCGCTGGCCGAAGCCGACAGCGCGCTGCGGGCGCAATATGTCGCCGAGGTGGTGCTGCCGCGCTTCGCCGAGCGTTGCGGCGAGGCCTGCATCGCCGACTGGAACCAGACGGTCGGCTCGCTGATCGGCATCGAAGCCAAGTAG
- the puuE gene encoding allantoinase PuuE, translating to MSSRRAPLQRDFAGYAGAPVDPAWPADARICVSFVMNYEEGGERSILSGDDGSEAFLSEVIGAESWPGKRNLNSESIYEYGSRAGFWRLRDILTAYEVPVKVYGVAEAMQRNPKAVAAVQAAGWEIASHGLRWLDYRDFTREDELHHMREAIRIQTQMTGARPLGWYTGRVSEQTLDLVIADGGFVYSSDSYADDLPYWVRHRDRDHLIVPYTLDANDMRFATAQGFNAGDQFFSYLRDTFDQLYEEGLRGAPKMMSVGLHCRLAGRPGRAIALRRFLDHVRARSGVWLATRLSIANHWRERFAPPSR from the coding sequence TTGTCGTCACGGAGAGCGCCGTTGCAACGAGATTTCGCAGGATATGCCGGCGCTCCCGTCGACCCCGCATGGCCCGCGGACGCCAGGATATGCGTTTCCTTCGTCATGAACTACGAGGAGGGCGGGGAGCGCTCGATCCTGTCCGGCGACGACGGCTCCGAGGCTTTCCTGTCCGAGGTCATCGGCGCGGAAAGCTGGCCGGGCAAGCGCAACCTCAATAGCGAATCCATCTACGAGTACGGCTCGCGCGCGGGGTTCTGGCGCCTGCGCGACATTCTCACCGCCTATGAGGTGCCGGTCAAGGTCTATGGCGTCGCCGAGGCGATGCAGCGCAATCCCAAGGCCGTCGCCGCCGTGCAGGCCGCGGGCTGGGAGATCGCGAGCCACGGGCTGCGGTGGCTCGACTATCGCGATTTCACCCGCGAGGACGAGCTTCACCACATGCGCGAGGCGATCCGCATCCAGACGCAGATGACCGGGGCGCGGCCGCTCGGCTGGTATACGGGGCGCGTGTCCGAGCAGACGCTGGACCTCGTGATCGCCGACGGGGGCTTCGTCTATTCGTCCGATTCCTATGCCGACGATCTTCCCTACTGGGTCCGGCATCGCGACCGCGACCACCTCATCGTCCCCTATACGCTCGACGCGAACGACATGCGCTTCGCGACCGCGCAGGGCTTCAACGCCGGCGACCAGTTCTTCTCCTATCTGCGCGACACGTTCGACCAGCTCTACGAGGAAGGCCTTCGCGGCGCGCCGAAGATGATGTCGGTCGGGCTTCACTGCCGCCTCGCGGGCCGCCCGGGCCGGGCCATCGCCCTGCGGCGCTTTCTCGACCACGTCCGGGCCCGTTCGGGCGTGTGGCTGGCGACGCGGCTGTCGATCGCCAACCATTGGCGCGAGCGTTTCGCGCCGCCTTCCCGTTAA
- a CDS encoding MurR/RpiR family transcriptional regulator, translating to MTDTARKPLSLLIQDHAASLSPTDRQLADLILGFPGEIASYSAVELAKMAGTSNAAVSRFVQRLGFRSYEDMKRHARDMRSEGFPTYLLEKNQTDTAGQIARHVHVSHQNIAETFGALDPAELGAATAAISTAGKVVFAGMRNGHFLAKYLRWQVSEVCPNTVLLPSDGETIAETLAGLTKDDVIVVFAIRRLVPIVRAMIGLLPSLPAKTLFITDQHYRERYKPTWMLRCITQSPAPLDNHTAVLLLCHILADEVFRYRGDMGRNRLRDIEDMHHVLGEM from the coding sequence ATGACGGATACCGCGAGAAAACCCCTGTCGCTGCTCATCCAGGATCATGCCGCGAGCCTGTCGCCGACGGACCGCCAGCTCGCGGACCTGATCCTCGGCTTTCCGGGCGAGATCGCCAGCTACTCGGCCGTCGAGCTGGCGAAGATGGCCGGCACGTCGAATGCGGCGGTCAGCCGTTTCGTGCAGCGGCTGGGTTTTCGCAGCTACGAGGACATGAAGCGGCATGCCCGCGACATGCGCAGCGAAGGGTTTCCGACCTACCTGCTCGAGAAGAACCAGACGGATACGGCAGGGCAGATCGCGCGTCATGTCCATGTCAGCCACCAGAACATCGCCGAGACGTTCGGGGCCCTGGACCCCGCCGAGCTAGGCGCGGCGACGGCGGCCATCTCGACTGCGGGAAAGGTCGTCTTCGCCGGCATGCGGAACGGCCACTTTCTGGCGAAGTATCTGCGTTGGCAGGTCAGCGAGGTGTGCCCCAACACCGTGCTCCTGCCGAGCGACGGCGAAACGATCGCCGAGACGCTGGCCGGCCTGACGAAGGACGACGTGATCGTCGTCTTCGCGATACGGCGTCTCGTGCCGATCGTGCGCGCCATGATCGGCCTGCTGCCGTCGCTGCCGGCGAAAACACTGTTCATCACCGATCAGCACTACCGCGAGCGGTACAAGCCGACCTGGATGCTGCGCTGCATCACCCAGAGCCCCGCGCCGCTGGACAACCACACCGCCGTGCTGCTGCTCTGCCACATCCTGGCCGACGAGGTCTTCCGCTACCGCGGGGATATGGGACGCAACCGTCTCAGGGACATCGAGGACATGCACCACGTTCTCGGCGAAATGTAG
- a CDS encoding SMC-Scp complex subunit ScpB produces the protein MARVEAVVFASPEPVTRELLVRVVGKDCSIDLLVEDIGNELAGRPYEIVAVAGGWQFRTRLRHGEVLQAALGGTPSAPHITEGEMLVLASVAYHQPVTRRGLADIVGREVGREVIARLRELDFIASGPRSPQPGAPFTYVTTRRFLEHFGLDTLRDLPDLEALEDAGLLDRKGAARTGIPVAGQEDGEDGPDEAGPGPDREF, from the coding sequence ATGGCGCGCGTCGAGGCCGTGGTCTTCGCCTCGCCCGAGCCGGTGACGCGCGAGCTGCTGGTGCGCGTCGTGGGCAAGGATTGCAGCATCGACCTTCTCGTCGAGGACATCGGCAACGAGCTTGCCGGCCGCCCCTACGAGATCGTCGCGGTCGCCGGCGGCTGGCAGTTCCGGACCCGGCTTCGTCACGGCGAGGTCCTGCAGGCCGCGCTCGGCGGGACGCCCAGCGCTCCGCATATCACCGAGGGCGAAATGCTGGTTCTGGCTTCGGTCGCCTATCACCAGCCGGTCACCCGCCGGGGCCTCGCGGACATCGTTGGCCGCGAGGTCGGCCGCGAGGTGATCGCCCGGCTGCGCGAGCTCGACTTCATCGCGTCGGGTCCGCGGTCTCCCCAGCCCGGCGCGCCCTTTACCTATGTGACGACCCGGCGGTTCCTCGAGCATTTCGGGCTCGATACGCTCAGGGACCTGCCCGACCTCGAGGCGCTGGAGGATGCCGGTCTCCTCGACCGGAAAGGCGCCGCCCGGACGGGCATTCCGGTTGCGGGGCAGGAGGACGGCGAGGACGGGCCGGACGAGGCCGGTCCCGGTCCCGACCGGGAGTTCTGA
- a CDS encoding DUF1403 family protein produces MNDNARLSFIIISLQDVRIITKLLVKSAQHGYAGGMNERFDSPAVHPSAVPAVPIWAMPRAPADSDVEAAWMAGGALNSLDNLMRSDAPWLGAWRHRLALKAAAAVVQLIGRREAESDLRDAWLLRQPGDDPGPAGNVLAAWRRLAGRSSVPDAETIAAVARLSGLGTAVDGDAVVALVEDGAAAPPPLAAARIADAVVRVEPRAEPLAWWMADLALARRMRWPFPAPVLATQIHSPLLRFGYERLRARPGGKGFERACLIAAAAGAAEACTLAAGMALQARRLEAAAPKLRAKGAGEVVRLLLEDDAVPGTLTTGSLSRWASRRLFDRLVQLGAVRELSGRDSFRIFGL; encoded by the coding sequence ATGAACGATAATGCAAGATTATCGTTCATTATTATCTCTCTACAAGATGTGCGGATAATCACGAAATTATTGGTGAAAAGCGCACAGCACGGTTATGCTGGCGGCATGAACGAGCGCTTCGATTCTCCCGCCGTCCACCCGAGCGCGGTGCCTGCGGTGCCCATCTGGGCGATGCCACGGGCGCCTGCCGACAGCGATGTCGAGGCGGCCTGGATGGCGGGCGGCGCCTTGAATTCGCTCGACAATCTCATGCGTTCGGATGCGCCCTGGCTCGGCGCATGGCGACACCGGCTGGCGTTGAAGGCGGCGGCGGCCGTCGTCCAGCTGATCGGGCGGCGCGAAGCCGAATCCGACCTGCGCGACGCCTGGTTGCTGCGCCAGCCGGGCGACGATCCGGGACCCGCCGGAAATGTGCTTGCCGCCTGGCGGCGCCTCGCCGGGCGATCGAGCGTTCCGGACGCCGAAACGATCGCCGCCGTGGCGCGTCTGTCCGGTCTCGGCACGGCCGTCGACGGCGATGCGGTCGTCGCTCTTGTCGAAGACGGCGCTGCGGCACCGCCCCCGCTGGCGGCGGCGCGGATTGCGGATGCCGTGGTCCGGGTCGAGCCGCGCGCGGAACCGCTGGCCTGGTGGATGGCCGATCTCGCGCTCGCCCGGCGCATGCGCTGGCCGTTCCCGGCGCCGGTGCTGGCGACCCAGATCCACTCGCCGCTGCTGCGCTTCGGATACGAGCGCTTGCGGGCGCGGCCGGGAGGGAAGGGGTTCGAGCGCGCCTGCCTGATCGCGGCGGCGGCCGGCGCGGCGGAAGCCTGCACGCTGGCGGCCGGGATGGCGCTTCAGGCGCGGCGGCTGGAGGCGGCGGCGCCGAAGCTGCGCGCGAAGGGGGCCGGGGAGGTGGTGCGCCTGCTGCTCGAGGACGACGCGGTGCCCGGAACGCTGACGACCGGATCGCTGTCGCGCTGGGCGAGCCGCCGGCTGTTCGATCGGCTCGTGCAGCTCGGGGCCGTCCGCGAGCTCTCGGGCCGCGACAGCTTCAGGATCTTCGGGTTGTGA